A part of Chlorocebus sabaeus isolate Y175 chromosome 28, mChlSab1.0.hap1, whole genome shotgun sequence genomic DNA contains:
- the CHST12 gene encoding carbohydrate sulfotransferase 12, giving the protein MTKARLFRLWLVLGSAFMILLIIVYWDSAGAAHFYLHTSFSRLHAGPPLPTPGPDRDRELTADSDVDEFLDKFLGASVKQNDLPRKETEQPPAPGSMEESVRGYDWSPRDARRSPDQGRQQAERRSVLRGFCANSSLAFPTKERAFDDIPNSELSHLIVDDRHGAIYCYVPKVACTNWKRVMIVLSGSLLHRGAPYRDPLRIPREHVHNASAHLTFNKFWRRYGKLSRHLMKVKLKKYTKFLFVRDPFVRLISAFRSKFELENEEFYRKFAVPMLRLYANHTSLPASAREAFRAGLKVSFANFIQYLLDPHTEKLAPFNEHWRQVYRLCHPCQIDYDFVGKLETLDEDAAQLLQLLQVDRHLRFPPSYRNRTASSWEEDWFAKIPLAWRQQLYKLYEADFVLFGYPKPENLLRD; this is encoded by the coding sequence ATGACCAAGGCCCGGCTGTTCCGGCTGTGGCTGGTGCTGGGGTCGGCGTTCATGATCCTGCTGATCATCGTGTACTGGGACAGCGCGGGCGCCGCGCACTTCTACCTGCACACGTCCTTCTCCAGGCTGCACGCCGGGCCGCCGCTGCCCACGCCTGGGCCGGACAGGGACAGGGAGCTCACGGCCGACTCCGACGTCGACGAGTTTCTGGACAAGTTTCTCGGTGCCAGCGTGAAGCAGAACGACCTTCCCAGAAAGGAGACGGAGCAGCCGCCCGCACCGGGGAGCATGGAGGAGAGCGTGAGAGGCTACGACTGGTCCCCGCGCGACGCCCGGCGCAGCCCCGACCAGGGCCGGCAGCAGGCGGAGCGGAGGAGCGTGCTGCGGGGCTTCTGCGCCAACTCCAGCCTGGCCTTCCCCACCAAGGAGCGTGCGTTCGACGACATCCCCAACTCGGAGCTGAGCCACCTGATCGTGGACGACCGGCACGGGGCCATCTACTGCTACGTGCCCAAGGTGGCCTGCACCAACTGGAAGCGCGTGATGATCGTGCTGAGCGGCAGCCTGCTGCACCGCGGCGCGCCCTACCGCGACCCGCTGCGCATCCCCCGCGAGCACGTGCACAACGCCAGCGCGCACCTGACCTTCAACAAGTTCTGGCGCCGCTACGGGAAGCTGTCCCGCCACCTCATGAAGGTCAAGCTCAAGAAGTACACCAAGTTCCTCTTCGTGCGCGACCCCTTCGTGCGCCTCATCTCCGCCTTCCGCAGCAAGTTCGAGCTGGAGAACGAGGAGTTCTACCGCAAGTTCGCCGTGCCCATGCTGCGGCTGTACGCCAACCACACCAGCCTGCCCGCCTCGGCGCGCGAGGCCTTCCGCGCCGGCCTCAAGGTGTCCTTCGCCAACTTCATCCAGTACCTGCTGGACCCGCACACGGAGAAGCTGGCGCCCTTCAACGAGCACTGGCGGCAGGTGTACCGCCTCTGCCACCCGTGCCAGATCGACTACGACTTCGTGGGGAAGCTGGAGACGCTGGACGAGGACGCTGcgcagctgctgcagctgctcCAGGTGGACCGGCACCTCCGCTTCCCCCCGAGCTACCGGAACAGGACCGCCAGCAGCTGGGAGGAGGACTGGTTCGCCAAGATCCCCCTGGCCTGGAGGCAGCAGCTGTACAAACTCTACGAGGCCGACTTTGTTCTCTTCGGCTACCCCAAGCCCGAAAACCTCCTCCGAGACTGA